In Amycolatopsis sp. FBCC-B4732, the genomic stretch GGGTACACGCTGGCGCAGGCGATGGCGACGGGCACGCTCGAACGCCGTCGCCGCCGGCTGCTCGAACTGCTGCTCGCCACCCCGCCGTCGTCCCCGGCGACGCTGGCCACGATGGCCGAGGCCGCGCGGTGGCCGATGCCGGAGCAGGTCGCGGTCATCGCGCTGGAGCCGTGGACCGGACCGCACCCGCCGTCACTGCACTTCGCCGACGACGTACTCGTGGACCTCGACGGTCCCGAACCCTGCGTGCTGACCCCGCACCCGGACCGTGACCTGCTCGGCCTCGAAGGCCGGCTGCCGGGCCGGCGCGCGGCGGTCGGCCCCCGCGTCCGCCCGGCCGACGCGGCGACGTCGGCGAGCTGGGCCCGCCGCACGCTCGCCCTGGCCCGCCGCGGCCTGGCCGGCGACCGCCCGGTGACGCACACGGCCGACCACCTCGCGACGCACTGGCTGCTGGCCGACCGCTTCCTGCTGGACGAGCTGTCGGCGAAGGTCCTCGCCCCGTTCGCGGATCTGACGGCGAAGCAGCAGACCCGGCTGGCGGAGACGTTGCTGTGCTGGCTGGAGCACAACGGGAGCACGCCGGAGATCGCACAGACGCTGGGGATCCACCCCCAGACGGTCCGCTACCGGGTGGGCCAGCTGACCGAGCTGTTCGGCGACCGGCTGGCGGATCCCGCGCGGCGCCTGGAGATCCAGATGGCGTTGCGCGCCCATCAGCTGCTGGGAACACGCGCATCGGGCTCTTGACCGCGCCCCGCGCGCGATCCTAGAGTTCCGGCACGGTGTTAGCGTTAACAGCGTGCTGGAGGGCGTCCCGATGACCGCACCCGTTCCCGAGTTCTTCGGCCGCGCCGGCGGCGAGGACGTCCACCGCTACACGCTGACCCACCCCGGCGGCCTCACGGTGCGGATCCTCGACTACGGCGCGGTGATCCAGTCGATCGAGTCCCCGGACCGCGACGGCCGGCGCGAAGACGTCGTCCTCGGCTACCCGGACCTGGCCGGCTACGTCGCGAACAACCACCCGGACGCGGCCAGGGTCTTTCTGGGCGCGGCGATCGGCCGTTTCGCCAACCGCATCGCGGGCGGCACCTTCACCCTCGACGGCGTCCGCCACCGCGTCCCGCAGAACGACGGCAAGAACAGCCTGCACGGCGGCCCGGCAGGCTTCGACACGCGCGTATGGTCCGCGACGGTGCTGCCCGACGGGGTGCGCCTGACCCTGATCAGCCCGGACGGCGACCAGGGGTACCCCGGCTGCCTGACGACCGAGGTGACGTACCGCCTCGAGGCACCGGGGCGGCTGCACATCGGTTATCGCGCGACGACGGACGCACCGACGGTCGTCAACCTGACCAACCACACGTATTGGAACCTGGCCGGCGCGGGCGATATGCACGACCACCACGTGGAGATCGCCGCGAACCACTTCTGCCCGACGGATGCGGGCCTGATTCCCCTGGGCGCGCCGGTCCCGGTGGCGGGCACGCCGTTCGACTTCCGCCGCCCGTCCCGGATCGGCGCGCGCATCGGTTCCGGCGACCCCCAGCTGAGGCTTGCGGACGGCTACGACCACAACTGGGTGTTGGCGGAGGGGGCTCCGTTCGCCGCCCGCGCGTGGGACCCGGCGTCGGGGCGCCTGCTGACGGTGCGCACGACGGAGCCGGGCCTGCAGTTCTATTCGGGCAACCACCTGCCCGAGCGCGGCGCGGGGTTCGCGTTGGAGGCACAGCACTTCCCCGACTCACCGAACCACCCGGACTTCCCGACAACGGTGCTCCGCCCGGGCGAGACGTACCACCAGGAGACGGTGTACGAGCTCAGCACAGCAGACGGCCCGCCTGCGGAGTGATGGCGGCCCGCCGCCGCCGGCCACGGCGGTGGGGTCGGTGGCTATCGAGCGGCACGGGCCGCGCAGCCGCCGATGCGGCCCGCCGCGTTGGACCCTCGAGCGCGGTGGGCCTCCTGCCAGCCGGCACCCGCGGCCGCCTGGCCGCAGCGGGTTGGCCAGCGGCGGGATGAGGAAGCGCCCCTCATCTGCAACGACCGGGCCACAGCGGCGCGACCGGATGACCGCCGGTTGGGGTGCGAGCGCCCGGCACCCGCAAGGACCAGACCGCCGCCGTGCGACCGGATGGCCGCCGGTGGGGTGAGCAAGCGCCCGGGACCCGCAACAACCGAGCCGCAGCGGCGCGGCCGGATGGCCGTCGGCGGGATGAGCAAGTGCCCCGCACCCGCAGCCGCCTGGCCGCAGCAGGTGGCAGCCGGTGGCGTGAGCAAGTGCCCCAGCGCCCGCAACGACCGGGCCGCCGCGGTGTAACCGGGTGACCGCCGGTGGAGTGAGCAGGTACCCGGCACCCGCAATGTCCGGGCCGCCGCGGCGCGACCGGATGGCCGCCGACGGTATGAGCAAGCGCACCGCACCCGCAACAACCGAGCCACCGCAGCGCGACCGGATGGCCGCCAGCGGAGTGAGCAGGTACCCGGCACCCGCAATGTCCGGGCCGCCGCGGCGCGACCGGATGGCCGCCGACGGTATGAGCAAGCGCACCGCACCCGCAACAACCGAGCCACCGCAGCGCGACCGGATCGCCGCCAGCGGAGTGAGCAAGCGCCCCACACCCGCAACAACCAAGCCGCAGCGGCGCGGCCGGGTGGCGTGAGCAGCGGTCCAGCTGCGGCGGCGCCCCGGCGGTGGCGTGGGTGACACTTCGGTCACTTGCGCCGCGGTGCGCGGTTACCCTCGCCGGTCATGGGAGATCTTTCCGCCGACCTTGCGCCCACCGGTGTGCTGCGGGCCGCCATCAACCTCGGCAATCCCGTGCTCGCGCACGGGACCGCGGCCGCGCCCCGCGGGGTTACCGTTGATCTTGCGCGGGAGGTGGGCGCGCGGCTGGGGGTCGAGGTCGAACTCCGATGCTTTGATGCCGCCCGGAAGTCGTTCGAGGCGCTGACCTCGGGTGCCGCCGACCTGTGCTTCCTGGCGATCGAGCCGGCGCGGGCGGCCGAGGTCGCCTTCACCGCTCCCTACGTCGTCATCGAGGGGGTGTACGTCGTGCCCGACGGGTCGCCGGTCCGGTCGCCGGGCGACGTTGACCGGCCCGGGGTGCGGATCGGTGTCAAGCAGGGGTCGGCGTACGACCTCTACCTCACCCGGACGCTCTCGCACGCGACGATCGTCCGCGGCGAGGACGGGGTCGCCGTCTTCGAGGAGCAGGGCCTCGACGTAGCCGCCGGGATCCGGCAGCCGATGACCGCCTACGTCGCCGCGCATCCTGGGACGCGGGTCGTCGATGAGCGGTTCATGCAGATCCAGCAGACCGTCGGGACCACCCCGGATCGCCGGCCCGAGACCATCGCCTTCCTGCGTGACCTGGTCGAAGAGCTCAAGGGGAACGGGTTCGTCGCCGACGCCCTGCGCCGCGCGAACCAGGCCGACGCGACCGTCGCGGACTGACTCTCAGGACAGCCGGGGCAGCACCTGGGTGCGCCAGGCTTCGAAGAACTTCTCCTGGTCGGGCCCGATCTGCTGGACGTACACCTCGTCGAACCCGGCGTCGGCGAACTCGCGGACGGCCTCGACGTGCCGGTCGGCGTCCGGGCCGCACGGGAACTGCTCGCGGACCATGTCCTCCGTGACCAGGCTGGCCGCGGCTTCGTAGTCGGCCGGGGTCGGAAGCACCGACGGCAGCCGGCCGGGGAGCAGCTCGTTGCGCCACAGCCGGTGCGCGGTGCGCACGCCGTCGTCTTCGGAGTCGGCCCAGCACACCTTGAGGCCGCCCTGCACCGGCCGGTCGCCGCCGCCCGCCTCGCGGTACTGGCGGACCAGGTCCGCGTCCGGCATGACGGTGCAGAAGCCGTCGCCGGCGCGCGCGGCCAGCTCGACGGCCGCGGGGCCGAACGCCGAGACGTAGATCGGGACGGGCTCGTCGGGCACGGTGTAGAGCCGCGCGTGGTCGACCGTGTAGTGCCGGCCGCGGTGGTTGACCTCCTTGCCGGTGTGCAGCTCGCGGATGACGTCGATCGCCTCTTCGAGCATCTCCAGCCGCACCGGCGGCGAGGGCCACCGCTCCCCCGTGACGTGCTCGTTGAGCGTCTCCCCGGTCCCCACCCCGAGCACGAACCGGCCCTCGAACTGGACCGCCGCGGTGGCGGCCGCCTGCGCGACGACCACGGGGTGCGTGCGGA encodes the following:
- a CDS encoding helix-turn-helix domain-containing protein; this translates as MTTTTQVIPRPRGTGRARQLWCSLPAEVARRFRPHADPLARRILEEVQRAVPEYAKPLEGEFGKVIVLAIEQAVLSCIDSIEDLPSTPDDWANLFVEVGKRVHHDGGSVNSLQAAYRAGGRAAWRYIAELGQAHRFPAAVLCIGAEAIFAYVDEISAYSVEGYTLAQAMATGTLERRRRRLLELLLATPPSSPATLATMAEAARWPMPEQVAVIALEPWTGPHPPSLHFADDVLVDLDGPEPCVLTPHPDRDLLGLEGRLPGRRAAVGPRVRPADAATSASWARRTLALARRGLAGDRPVTHTADHLATHWLLADRFLLDELSAKVLAPFADLTAKQQTRLAETLLCWLEHNGSTPEIAQTLGIHPQTVRYRVGQLTELFGDRLADPARRLEIQMALRAHQLLGTRASGS
- a CDS encoding aldose epimerase family protein, translating into MLEGVPMTAPVPEFFGRAGGEDVHRYTLTHPGGLTVRILDYGAVIQSIESPDRDGRREDVVLGYPDLAGYVANNHPDAARVFLGAAIGRFANRIAGGTFTLDGVRHRVPQNDGKNSLHGGPAGFDTRVWSATVLPDGVRLTLISPDGDQGYPGCLTTEVTYRLEAPGRLHIGYRATTDAPTVVNLTNHTYWNLAGAGDMHDHHVEIAANHFCPTDAGLIPLGAPVPVAGTPFDFRRPSRIGARIGSGDPQLRLADGYDHNWVLAEGAPFAARAWDPASGRLLTVRTTEPGLQFYSGNHLPERGAGFALEAQHFPDSPNHPDFPTTVLRPGETYHQETVYELSTADGPPAE
- a CDS encoding transporter substrate-binding domain-containing protein, yielding MGDLSADLAPTGVLRAAINLGNPVLAHGTAAAPRGVTVDLAREVGARLGVEVELRCFDAARKSFEALTSGAADLCFLAIEPARAAEVAFTAPYVVIEGVYVVPDGSPVRSPGDVDRPGVRIGVKQGSAYDLYLTRTLSHATIVRGEDGVAVFEEQGLDVAAGIRQPMTAYVAAHPGTRVVDERFMQIQQTVGTTPDRRPETIAFLRDLVEELKGNGFVADALRRANQADATVAD
- a CDS encoding TIGR03557 family F420-dependent LLM class oxidoreductase — translated: MVSVGYFLSSEEFSPRELVRQARLAEAAGFERLWISDHFHPWLDEQGSSPFVWSVLGALSEVTSLPISTAVTCPIIRTHPVVVAQAAATAAVQFEGRFVLGVGTGETLNEHVTGERWPSPPVRLEMLEEAIDVIRELHTGKEVNHRGRHYTVDHARLYTVPDEPVPIYVSAFGPAAVELAARAGDGFCTVMPDADLVRQYREAGGGDRPVQGGLKVCWADSEDDGVRTAHRLWRNELLPGRLPSVLPTPADYEAAASLVTEDMVREQFPCGPDADRHVEAVREFADAGFDEVYVQQIGPDQEKFFEAWRTQVLPRLS